A region from the Fusobacterium varium genome encodes:
- a CDS encoding putative ABC transporter permease has product MTADINFFSFIYFGLLIVPILFIMKNLKIHYLKSTIFSIFQMIIQLFLVGFYLQYIFKYNNSFINTLYLFFMILTATYTVLKSISLKELKLYILIFISIFTPLILNIFLFNVLSIKLSYIFDAKYLIPISGMILGNILNGLIVTLNDFLDNFIKNENEYLLSISFGATKNEATKPFIKKAISLSLKPSIASMSSIGIVALPGMMTGQILGGSLPMLAIKYQILIMLAIFNSKFFSTFILLELIKKNYIDKFLIFDKRIISQK; this is encoded by the coding sequence ATGACAGCAGATATAAACTTCTTCTCATTTATTTATTTTGGATTACTTATTGTTCCTATTTTATTTATTATGAAAAATTTAAAAATTCATTATTTAAAATCAACAATATTTTCTATTTTCCAAATGATTATACAGCTTTTTTTGGTTGGATTTTATCTTCAATATATTTTTAAATATAATAATTCTTTTATTAATACTTTATATTTATTTTTTATGATTTTAACAGCAACTTATACTGTTTTAAAAAGTATTTCATTAAAAGAATTGAAACTATATATTTTAATATTTATTTCAATTTTTACGCCTTTAATATTAAACATTTTTCTTTTCAACGTTCTTTCTATAAAACTTAGTTATATCTTTGATGCTAAATACTTGATTCCTATTTCAGGAATGATTTTAGGAAATATATTAAATGGACTTATAGTAACTTTAAATGACTTTTTAGATAATTTCATAAAAAATGAAAACGAATACTTGCTTTCTATTTCTTTTGGAGCAACAAAAAATGAAGCAACAAAACCTTTCATAAAAAAAGCAATAAGTTTATCTCTAAAACCAAGTATAGCCTCAATGTCAAGTATAGGCATAGTTGCTTTACCAGGAATGATGACAGGACAGATATTAGGTGGCTCTCTTCCTATGCTTGCTATAAAATATCAAATACTTATAATGCTTGCTATATTTAATTCAAAATTTTTTTCAACATTCATCTTATTAGAATTAATTAAAAAAAATTATATTGATAAATTTTTAATTTTTGATAAAAGGATAATTTCACAAAAATAA
- a CDS encoding putative ABC transporter ATP-binding protein has protein sequence MKIFQISVENITVKFAEKEILKNFSLNIKEGEKILICAPSGKGKSTLLKILMGFEKTNLGKIFIEGLELNEKNIESIRENLGYLSQNIHFQNLKVCELINQIFNYKNNNKKFEIKSKINSLIEYFSLEKDILQKKVENLSGGEKQRIGFIIIILLDKKIWLLDEITSSLDQSMKEKVIEYIINTTKTIVMVSHDKIKGFERFRRIEL, from the coding sequence ATGAAAATTTTTCAAATATCAGTTGAAAATATAACTGTTAAATTCGCAGAAAAAGAAATTTTAAAGAATTTTTCTTTAAACATTAAAGAAGGAGAAAAAATTCTTATTTGTGCCCCTTCTGGAAAGGGAAAAAGTACTCTTCTTAAAATTCTTATGGGCTTTGAAAAAACTAATCTTGGTAAAATTTTTATAGAAGGGTTAGAATTAAATGAAAAAAATATAGAAAGTATAAGAGAAAATTTAGGTTATTTATCTCAAAATATTCACTTTCAAAATCTAAAAGTATGTGAATTAATAAATCAGATTTTTAATTATAAAAATAATAATAAAAAATTTGAAATTAAAAGTAAAATAAATTCTTTAATAGAGTATTTTTCACTTGAAAAAGATATACTTCAAAAAAAAGTAGAGAATCTCTCAGGTGGAGAAAAACAAAGAATAGGATTTATAATAATAATTTTATTAGATAAAAAAATATGGCTCTTAGATGAAATAACTTCTTCTTTAGATCAAAGTATGAAAGAAAAAGTAATAGAGTACATCATTAATACTACTAAAACAATTGTTATGGTTTCTCACGATAAAATAAAAGGATTTGAAAGGTTTAGGAGGATTGAATTGTAA
- a CDS encoding putative transcriptional regulator yields the protein MELIKKDILRKIFLGFIHIHILRHAYKKPFYGSWLIEHLGKHGYIISAGTIYPILYKLEQNKVITANKLLGEDGKFRIYYSITSLGIEILKEAEYQVKILANKSLEL from the coding sequence ATGGAATTAATTAAAAAAGATATTTTAAGAAAAATATTTTTAGGTTTTATTCATATTCATATATTACGTCATGCATATAAAAAACCTTTTTATGGTTCTTGGTTAATTGAACATCTAGGAAAACATGGATATATAATTAGTGCAGGAACAATCTATCCAATATTATATAAACTTGAACAAAATAAAGTTATTACAGCTAATAAATTATTAGGGGAAGATGGTAAATTTAGAATTTACTATTCCATAACTTCTTTAGGCATTGAAATTTTAAAAGAAGCTGAATATCAAGTAAAAATATTAGCTAATAAAAGTTTAGAATTGTAA
- a CDS encoding putative RNA polymerase sigma-H factor, producing the protein MIKDKLIYDAKIGDLNAIEEIFRNFEKILLYHGKKYFILGGNKDDIFQEASIGLIEAISSYDSNKKQSFESFAFLCIKRQLIKVIRNSNCGKNKFLNMAIYENKLDSFSYKKKSVNFYNPEEILLSKEKIKELYIYLKHKLSQKEKEIFKYLIADFTYIEIAKKLKKDIKSIDNGIQRIKNKIKEFESKYES; encoded by the coding sequence ATGATAAAAGATAAACTTATTTATGATGCTAAAATTGGAGATCTAAATGCTATAGAAGAAATTTTTAGAAATTTTGAAAAAATATTGCTATATCATGGAAAAAAATATTTTATTTTAGGAGGAAATAAAGATGATATTTTTCAAGAAGCCTCAATTGGTTTAATAGAAGCAATCTCATCCTATGATAGTAATAAAAAGCAATCATTTGAAAGTTTTGCATTTTTATGTATTAAAAGACAACTCATCAAAGTAATAAGAAATTCAAATTGTGGTAAAAATAAGTTTTTAAATATGGCCATTTATGAAAATAAATTAGATTCTTTCTCTTATAAAAAAAAATCTGTTAATTTCTATAATCCTGAAGAAATTTTATTAAGTAAAGAAAAAATAAAAGAGTTGTACATTTATTTAAAACATAAATTAAGTCAAAAAGAAAAAGAAATATTCAAATATCTAATAGCAGATTTTACTTACATAGAAATAGCAAAAAAGCTAAAAAAAGATATAAAATCAATAGATAATGGAATTCAAAGAATAAAAAATAAAATAAAAGAATTTGAATCAAAATATGAAAGTTAA
- a CDS encoding putative DNA-binding protein, producing MKESDFIKEYKKRRKLKNLKIVKEKIEIFWQTFLEGLKEDEKIIFKGWGSFKIKEKKEKIFKNPRTQNIKKIKTSKKIVFKQGKILKNKMSKEI from the coding sequence ATGAAAGAAAGCGATTTTATAAAAGAATATAAAAAAAGGAGAAAATTAAAAAATTTAAAAATTGTAAAAGAAAAAATAGAGATTTTTTGGCAAACTTTTCTAGAAGGATTAAAAGAAGATGAAAAAATTATTTTTAAAGGATGGGGTTCCTTTAAAATAAAAGAAAAAAAAGAGAAAATATTTAAAAATCCTAGAACACAAAACATAAAAAAAATAAAAACATCTAAGAAAATAGTATTTAAACAAGGAAAAATATTAAAAAATAAAATGTCTAAAGAAATATAA